From one Lineus longissimus chromosome 3, tnLinLong1.2, whole genome shotgun sequence genomic stretch:
- the LOC135484778 gene encoding uncharacterized protein LOC135484778, which produces MFNGDTPASNFIGGFKESVGSAHRPCRKCLIVSDQLTQIQFAEESEERSLASHNDQLSLINRPGIDKTLKQHFSKLYGINRTSVLAEVPFFDVTTCLPQDAMHVILEGTLNLGTKLMLNDVMKRGLLSIEKINDFITGFPYPKDRDKPSLIEQSHITSASQKLRQSSAQMLSLGFSLPFLMSDVAGLNEDDKHLACFLLLLKICSIGFTFEVSVSDSERLRYLIGRHHEQFRALYPDNIVRKHHFMPHFPRQMLMFGPLRYSWCMRFEGLNCLEKGHVLCGKNFKNVAKTIAMRHQEWMCLQLAKTGDKSHYLYAGDQVKDCGYLPIGPNILEQLGVAFPEDNIDPSNLALVRKLIIHGRTYE; this is translated from the coding sequence ATGTTTAATGGAGATACTCCAGCGAGTAACTTTATTGGAGGCTTCAAGGAATCTGTTGGTAGCGCACATCGACCATGCCGCAAGTGCCTTATTGTTAGTGATCAGTTGACCCAGATTCAGTTTGCTGAAGAATCTGAAGAAAGATCATTGGCGTCTCATAATGACCAACTGAGCCTTATCAACAGACCTGGTATAGACAAGACACTGAAGCAACATTTCTCAAAACTGTACGGAATCAATAGGACTAGTGTTCTGGCTGAAGTACCATTCTTTGATGTTACCACATGTCTTCCCCAGGATGCCATGCATGTCATCCTTGAAGGGACTCTcaatttgggaacaaaactCATGCTTAACGATGTCATGAAGCGTGGTCTCCTTAGCATTGAAAAGATCAATGACTTCATAACTGGATTTCCCTACCCCAAAGATCGGGATAAGCCATCCTTGATTGAACAGTCCCATATCACATCAGCATCTCAGAAACTTAGACAGTCATCAGCACAAATGCTAAGTCTTGGCTTTAGCTTGCCTTTTCTCATGAGTGATGTTGCTGGGCTGAATGAAGATGACAAACATCTGGCATGTTTCTTGTTGCTGCTGAAAATTTGCTCAATTGGTTTTACCTTCGAAGTCAGTGTGTCTGATTCAGAACGTCTACGATATCTGATTGGCAGGCACCATGAACAATTTCGTGCTTTGTATCCAGATAATATTGTTCGAAAACATCACTTCATGCCTCACTTTCCCAGACAAATGCTGATGTTTGGGCCTTTGAGGTATTCTTGGTGCATGCGCTTTGAAGGCCTTAACTGTCTTGAAAAAGGCCATGTGCTGTGTGggaaaaacttcaaaaatgtAGCAAAAACTATTGCAATGAGACACCAGGAGTGGATGTGCCTGCAATTAGCAAAAACGGGGGACAAGTCTCACTACCTGTATGCTGGTGACCAAGTGAAGGACTGTGGGTACTTGCCAATTGGTCCCAATATATTAGAACAACTGGGCGTGGCGTTTCCTGAGGACAACATTGACCCAAGTAACTTGGCCTTGGTTAGAAAACTAATCATTCATGGGAGAAcgtatgaatga
- the LOC135484779 gene encoding uncharacterized protein LOC135484779 → MAPMEDLKSKRKGLRARCTRAINRLKENIDKDTISLLRLERELDALAADFRQACDINTDMISLVEEDSTDADAFVHWEAELIEVYYNFIDEAAAHQSKLAKARPPSPTASTSGPASGAAVITSPPAGLVPVSLPPVTAVITSPPAGLVPVSLPPVTAVITSPPAGLVPVSLPSGTTAAAATMAPPGLFSASLPTVPATLPPGFGPPPGLSPVMTAAGPLSLSSTPSIGVPLASPSSIRSGVRLSAGVALDPEPTFDRWIDELVEFQDTVLPGGVSGELTIASALYRIEAGRDIPTLKTKSFSGKAIDYVDFIDSFKLHIHEKPHLKDDARLAQLRMHLSGDAERLIAGLGCAGVMYATALKQLKDQFGARSVVARAFIDRIARGKKIDNSRDALRDFSIDVINVIAGLQRLQYFADVNAVATLRRIVQRLPDYLIDKWQDTAAHIRERDPIRAPSITDLSDFLRKKVRAKCDPDFGDLRSTDKGVAGSKYEKQGTGSRSFAAQAVKYKCYICSEPHKVPECPTFVSNSVSERHNLVKTHNLCFSWLVRGHRSKDCRSKRKCGKAGCTRWHHVMLHVDSPPPIVQSAPFSGSATAAIDKNGILPVVRVLFRAENGRIRQGNVLVDSGSTTNIIRRDFARGLGLQGKNEPIEVQVVGGSQQGQQDSRRLKFWISHLDGGEEHLVEAHEMDCTVSEVSPLNMEYLHSFSHLRDLNISHPGDPVDLILGVQYSHLHSEEKVRRGLDFEPIAKRIPLSWYVIGSEGKAPKRLSVNLVRKVDMSDLYDLEVLGVRAPTCQCPVDPMSSEDRKSLALLESSVSLEGDRYMIGLPWKRDPCLLPDNYCLTKKRLISLERSLSRTPEKALLYDAAVQEYVDKGWAVRVDPCDLEKRPRFYLPHHGIYRPDKLSTPLRVVFDPACQFQGVSLNSFLYKGPNLIGNLFGVLLRFREDLVAIVGDMSKMFLQILLKPEDTEVHRFLWRNRDDTRDPEIFKLTRVAFGDRSSPDMASLVMLKIAERHKTSHPEAAQVLEEDRYVDDLIHSCGKPDVARGKMSDLDEILATGSFRVKEWYISLGIGKPEGQPASVHSGESISLGGSGNDSVKTLGVSWDHSTDFIHFKVKDPPDSSFSVAAKAQKGLYLRRYPYRRYNKLGLVSFCSYGSLVSEK, encoded by the coding sequence ATGGCGCCGATGGAAGACTTAAAGAGCAAACGCAAAGGACTGCGTGCCCGTTGCACGAGGGCTATCAACCGCCTTAAAGAGAACATCGATAAGGACACGATTTCGCTGCTGAGACTTGAGCGAGAACTGGATGCCCTTGCAGCGGACTTTAGACAGGCATGTGACATCAATACTGATATGATTTCGCTGGTGGAGGAAGATTCGACGGATGCTGATGCATTTGTTCATTGGGAGGCGGAACTGATTGAGGTGTATTACAACTTTATTGATGAAGCCGCTGCCCATCAATCGAAGCTGGCCAAAGCTCGGCCACCTTCCCCCACAGCTTCTACTAGTGGGCCTGCATCCGGTGCTGCTGTCATCACGTCGCCCCCTGctggactggttcctgtgtCATTGCCGCCAGTCACTGCTGTCATCACGTCGCCCCCTGCTGGATTGGTTCCTGTGTCATTGCCGCCAGTCACTGCTGTCATCACGTCGCCCCCTGCTGGACTGGTTCCCGTGTCGCTGCCAAGCGGTacaactgctgctgctgccacgaTGGCCCCTCCTGGGCTGTTTTCCGCCTCGCTGCCGACTGTTCCTGCTACGTTGCCACCTGGTTTTGGTCCGCCACCCGGCTTGTCCCCAGTGATGACTGCTGCTGGTCCATTGTCGCTGTCAAGTACACCGTCCATTGGTGTACCGCTTGCCAGCCCGTCTTCGATTCGGTCTGGTGTTCGACTATCTGCCGGAGTCGCGTTGGATCCAGAGCCCACCTTCGACCGGTGGATCGATGAACTGGTGGAGTTTCAAGATACGGTATTGCCCGGTGGTGTCAGTGGTGAATTGACTATAGCGTCTGCCCTCTATCGCATAGAGGCGGGTAGAGACATTCCTACATTAAAGACAAAATCGTTCAGCGGTAAAGCGATCGATTATGTAGACTTTATCGATAGCTTTAAACTACACATTCATGAgaaaccacatctcaaagatgatgcCCGTCTTGCGCAATTGAGAATGCATCTCTCGGGTGATGCTGAACGTTTGATAGCTGGTTTAGGATGTGCAGGTGTGATGTATGCAACCGCGTTGAAACAACTTAAGGACCAATTTGGGGCCCGCAGTGTAGTTGCTCGTGCCTTTATTGATAGAATTGCAAGGGGAAAAAAGATTGATAATTCTAGAGATGCACTTCGTGATTTCTCCATTGATGTTATTAATGTCATCGCAGGTCTGCAGCGCCTCCAGTACTTCGCTGATGTGAACGCCGTTGCAACTCTACGCCGCATCGTCCAGCGTCTCCCTGATTACCTCATTGACAAGTGGCAGGACACAGCCGCCCACATTCGCGAGCGTGACCCTATACGCGCGCCATCAATAACCGATCTGTCCGATTTCCTACGCAAGAAAGTCAGGGCAAAGTGCGACCCAGACTTTGGGGATCTCCGCTCCACTGACAAGGGTGTTGCTGGTAGTAAGTATGAAAAGCAAGGTACTGGTAGTCGCTCCTTTGCTGCGCAGGCTGTCAAGTATAAGTGTTACATCTGCTCTGAGCCACACAAGGTGCCTGAGTGCCCCACATTTGTCAGTAATTCAGTCTCAGAACGTCACAATCTTGTCAAGACACATAATCTGTGTTTTTCATGGCTTGTCAGGGGTCATCGATCTAAAGACTGCAGGTCGAAGAGGAAATGTGGGAAAGCTGGATGCACTAGGTGGCACCATGTGATGCTACATGTTGACTCTCCACCTCCGATTGTCCAGTCTGCTCCTTTTTCAGGTTCTGCCACAGCGGCTattgacaaaaatggtattcTGCCTGTAGTTAGGGTGTTGTTTAGGGCTGAAAATGGTAGGATCAGGCAGGGGAATGTCTTGGTTGATTCAGGGTCAACGACCAACATTATCCGGAGGGATTTTGCAAGAGGTTTGGGCCTCCAGGGCAAGAACGAGCCCATTGAAGTTCAAGTTGTTGGTGGGTCACAGCAGGGCCAGCAGGATAGTCGTAGACTAAAGTTCTGGATTTCCCATTTGGATGGAGGGGAGGAGCACTTAGTTGAGGCTCATGAGATGGATTGCACAGTATCTGAGGTCTCACCTTTGAACATGGAATATTTGCATTCATTTTCTCATCTCAGGGATTTGAACATCTCCCACCCTGGTGATCCAGTCGACCTAATATTGGGGGTTCAGTACAGTCATCTCCACTCAGAGGAAAAGGTCAGGCGTGGATTGGATTTTGAGCCCATAGCCAAGCGCATCCCACTGAGTTGGTATGTAATCGGTTCTGAGGGGAAGGCCCCTAAGCGGCTGTCTGTGAATCTGGTTAGGAAGGTCGATATGTCTGACTTGTATGATCTGGAGGTGCTTGGGGTCAGAGCCCCAACTTGTCAATGCCCTGTTGATCCCATGTCCTCAGAGGACAGGAAGTCTCTAGCGCTGTTGGAGAGCTCTGTGAGTCTGGAGGGGGACCGATACATGATCGGTTTACCCTGGAAGAGAGATCCCTGTCTCTTGCCTGACAATTATTGCCTGACCAAGAAGAGGCTAATCTCTTTAGAAAGGAGTCTGTCCCGTACTCCAGAGAAGGCTTTGCTTTATGATGCCGCCGTCCAGGAGTATGTCGACAAGGGATGGGCCGTAAGGGTTGACCCCTGTGATCTTGAGAAGAGGCCTAGGTTTTATCTGCCGCATCATGGCATATACCGTCCTGATAAACTCAGCACACCCCTAAGAGTAGTCTTTGACCCAGCTTGTCAGTTCCAGGGTGTCTCCTTAAATTCTTTTCTATATAAGGGCCCAAATTTGATTGGAAACTTGTTTGGAGTATTGCTTAGGTTCAGGGAGGACTTAGTTGCTATTGTGGGTGACATGTCTAAAATGTTCCTTCAGATTTTGTTGAAGCCTGAGGATACCGAGGTGCATCGTTTTCTGTGGCGAAACCGGGATGACACAAGAGACCCTGAAATCTTCAAGCTGACCAGAGTTGCATTTGGTGATCGATCATCCCCTGACATGGCGAGCCTAGTGATGTTGAAGATAGCTGAGCGCCACAAGACGTCTCATCCGGAGGCTGCCCAGGTACTAGAAGAAGATCGATACGTGGACGACCTGATACATTCCTGTGGAAAACCAGACGTTGCCCGAGGCAAGATGAGTGATCTTGATGAAATCCTAGCGACAGGGAGCTTCAGAGTCAAGGAGTGGTACATTTCTCTTGGTATCGGTAAACCTGAAGGTCAGCCAGCTAGTGTGCATAGTGGTGAGTCTATTAGTCTTGGAGGTAGCGGTAACGATAGCGTCAAGACCCTTGGGGTCTCTTGGGATCATAGCActgattttattcatttcaaggTGAAGGATCCACCTGACTCGTCTTTTAGTGTAGCGGCCAAGGCTCAAAAAGGGCTCTATTTAAGGAGATACCCCTACCGGAGGTATAACAAGCTGGGATTGGTCTCATTTTGTTCGTATGGATCTCTAGTTTCTGAAAAATGA